GTCTACGCCGCGATCGATCTGGCCATCGACCGCGCCCACAAGGTGCTCCGACGCCACCACGACAAAGTGACCGAGCACAAGTCGGTCCGTCCGGACGAACTGGCGGCGGCCCACGAGGCGGAAATCGCCGCGGCGCTCGCCGACGACAGCGCGGAAATCGTTCCCGCGGAGCTGGAACTCTACAAACCCCTCGAAATCGAAGAAGCGCTGAATCTGCTCAAAGAGAGCCCCGACCGCCAGTTCATCGTCTTCAACGATATCGAAGGCAAGATGCGCGTCCTCTACCGCCGCAGCGATGGACGGTTCGGCCTCTATTGATTGCATCGACGCCGCCGACGCGGTGAGCAAAAGGC
This genomic interval from Hydrogenimonas urashimensis contains the following:
- the hpf gene encoding ribosome hibernation-promoting factor, HPF/YfiA family gives rise to the protein MNISIVGRHFELTDAIKQHIESAIDGLKKYNLDIISTRVVVDADEKNGKKGYSVEFVINMSNKNTVVIRQKDKDVYAAIDLAIDRAHKVLRRHHDKVTEHKSVRPDELAAAHEAEIAAALADDSAEIVPAELELYKPLEIEEALNLLKESPDRQFIVFNDIEGKMRVLYRRSDGRFGLY